From the Diospyros lotus cultivar Yz01 chromosome 13, ASM1463336v1, whole genome shotgun sequence genome, one window contains:
- the LOC127788724 gene encoding remorin 4.1-like, with amino-acid sequence MLSTTDQYYHRELGSSSGQDQEEEEQVRDIHALTPPHPPPAGRHRRREAWETSSHRSSSLSMASEGGSNENFPSMSREFSALVLAGSSMGNPNGTQDSDNGGNNLARIGEEAEMLEETNPLAIVPDNNPLPSPRRGGGGGGGGGGGNHSEVSVHRVKREEVETKISAWQTAKIAKINNRFKRDEAVINGWESEEVQKASSWMKKVERKLEEKRARALEKMQNEVARARRKAEERRASAEAKRGTKVARVLEVANLMKAVGRAPAKRSFF; translated from the exons ATGCTGAGTACTACTGATCAATATTATCACAGAGAATTAGGAAGCTCCTCTGGGCAAGATCAGGAAGAAGAGGAGCAAGTCAGGGACATCCATGCACTGACGCCGCCACATCCGCCGCCGGCCGGCCGCCATCGCCGGAGAGAAGCTTGGGAAACAAGCAGCCACAGATCATCCTCCCTGTCCATGGCCAGCGAAGGAGGGTCCAACGAGAACTTCCCCTCCATGAGCAGGGAGTTCAGCGCCTTGGTCCTTGCAGGGTCGTCCATGGGGAATCCGAATGGGACTCAAGACAGCGACAATGGCGGAAACAACCTGGCTAGGATCGGGGAAGAAGCTGAAATGCTGGAGGAGACTAACCCTTTGGCCATAGTTCCCGACAACAACCCTTTGCCTTCGCCCAGGaggggcggcggcggcggaggcggaggcggcGGGGGCAACCACAGCGAGGTATCGGTGCATAGGGTGAAGAGGGAGGAGGTGGAGACGAAGATATCGGCGTGGCAGACGGCGAAGATCGCCAAGATTAACAATAGGTTTAAGCGGGACGAGGCTGTGATTAACGGTTGGGAGAGCGAGGAAGTTCAGAAAGCTAGTTCATGGATGAAGAAAGTTGAG AGGAAGCTGGAGGAGAAAAGGGCAAGAGCCTTGGAGAAGATGCAGAATGAGGTAGCAAGGGCACGCAGAAAAGCAGAGGAAAGAAGGGCATCAGCAGAGGCCAAGAGGGGCACAAAGGTGGCTAGGGTCCTTGAAGTGGCCAACTTGATGAAAGCTGTGGGCAGGGCCCCTGCCAAGAGATCCTTCTTCTGA